In Nocardioides daphniae, the DNA window CGACCGCCCGGCCGGTGCGCCGGCAGCGGCGCCCGCCCCGGTGACCTCGCTCGCCAGCCGCGACGCGGCGTCCCGACCTGGCTGGCCACCGTCGCCGCCACGGTCGCCCTGGCTGCCGGGGTCGGCCTCGGCGCCTGGGTCGTCCAGCCCGACGAGAAGGACGACGCCACTCCGCAGGCGCAGGTCCTGGGCGAGGCCCCCCTGGCCTCCCTCGACGCGGCGGCGGAGGACCGCGGTGCTGCGGTCGTACGCCGTGCCGACGACCACCTCGTCCTGCACGTCGAGGCCAGTGACCTCGGCGGCCCCGACGGCACCCGTGAGGTGTGGCTGATCAACGTCGACGGCAAGCGGATGGTCTCCCTCGGGCTCCTGCCTGTCGGGGAGGCCGGCGACTTCGACTTCCCCGAGCGCCTGCTCGACCAGGCTACCGGATCGTCGACATCTCCTTCGAGCCCGACGACGGCAACCCGGTGCACTCCGGGACGAGCCTGGCGCGCGGCGAGATCGCCTGAGCCACGCGCTCCGGGTACTCCCCCGTGTGGTGCGGACCACTACATTCGCTCCATGACGAATCTCGCGTCCCTGTCTCGGACACCGCCGCCCGTTACGGCGACCGCACAGCTCGTGATCGGCGACATGCGCCTCAGCTATGCCCAGCTCGACCAGTACTCCACGCTCTGCGCGAGCCTGCTGGCCGCACGCGGCATCGGCC includes these proteins:
- a CDS encoding AMP-binding protein produces the protein MSSPEHDHVATDLLAALAMGDDPAELGPRRRRARPPRLLPQLHRRGRGAARDPRADRGRRRYDADAPAPLGLGGRQGRDRPPGRCAGSGARPGDLARQPRRGVPTWLATVAATVALAAGVGLGAWVVQPDEKDDATPQAQVLGEAPLASLDAAAEDRGAAVVRRADDHLVLHVEASDLGGPDGTREVWLINVDGKRMVSLGLLPVGEAGDFDFPERLLDQATGSSTSPSSPTTATRCTPGRAWRAARSPEPRAPGTPPCGADHYIRSMTNLASLSRTPPPVTATAQLVIGDMRLSYAQLDQYSTLCASLLAARGIGPGDKVALTCPNLPYFTIAYYGILKAGATVVPLNVLLKGREVAYHLADSEAKAYFCFEGTPAAHGAGGTPGSRPPTRASTSS